One segment of Cellulosilyticum sp. I15G10I2 DNA contains the following:
- a CDS encoding flavin monoamine oxidase family protein yields MIKKGHLVMIRQDVFNNPTNEQRHQLLQDALTRAGRPEDYENVLELLSPPSDIYDFARPGTLKNTRIGIIGGGLAGLSAAYELRKLGANITIFDAEADRIGGRVYTYYFDKSKKYFGEFGALRIPVSHETTWHYINLFQLNTQSLASPASNNFIYAHQTRIRRDLSGDSITEALYPKYDLTETEAKTPWPELRDYAFSTMLNSLSPKMRTEILKILPEYSNQYAGITKLSNRQVFEMLELSQGAISLISAVEPLTGALLNRSHDQLMSSLYSLDFANVYKIDGGMVLLPMAFYKSLMKENPPEYQLSSNLVGRVTIKLGHIVNGLSKSLHTDKITLRYSNLKGKAFTDTFDYVVCTIPYSTLREMKITPLFSDQKMQAIKELWYLDAQKTLFLCRQRFWEEDTDYGRINGGISFTDLPIQSILYPSDHIRCEEPKTCSFKDPGVLTASYNLGQDPARVSNQSPQRRFELIKQNVEAVHGLPAKYLDTLVNSHKTVHWSTQQWARGGFALSGPGQKVNFSYAMLQPEYNNRVFFAGEHVSTKQGWMQGSLYTGKAAANGIALQASTP; encoded by the coding sequence ATGATTAAGAAAGGTCATTTAGTGATGATACGTCAAGATGTTTTTAATAACCCTACCAATGAACAAAGGCATCAATTGCTGCAAGATGCTTTAACACGTGCTGGACGTCCGGAAGATTATGAAAATGTTTTAGAACTATTAAGCCCACCTTCTGATATCTATGACTTTGCACGTCCAGGCACATTAAAAAATACTCGAATAGGTATTATCGGCGGAGGACTTGCCGGCCTGTCTGCTGCCTATGAGCTTAGAAAACTTGGTGCAAATATTACAATTTTTGATGCTGAAGCTGATAGAATAGGCGGTCGAGTCTATACTTACTATTTTGATAAATCGAAGAAATACTTTGGGGAATTTGGCGCTTTAAGAATCCCTGTATCCCATGAAACCACCTGGCACTATATCAACTTATTTCAACTAAATACTCAGTCTCTTGCATCCCCTGCGTCCAATAATTTTATTTATGCACATCAGACTAGAATAAGACGGGACCTAAGCGGTGATAGCATTACAGAAGCGCTTTATCCTAAATATGACTTAACCGAGACAGAGGCAAAAACCCCTTGGCCTGAATTAAGAGATTATGCATTCAGCACCATGTTAAACAGCCTCTCTCCGAAGATGCGTACAGAAATCTTAAAAATCCTACCAGAGTATTCTAATCAATACGCTGGCATTACTAAACTGAGTAATCGTCAAGTCTTTGAAATGCTGGAACTTAGTCAAGGTGCCATCAGTCTCATTTCAGCAGTAGAACCTTTAACGGGGGCATTATTAAACAGAAGCCATGATCAGCTTATGAGTAGCCTTTATTCCCTTGATTTTGCCAATGTTTATAAAATAGATGGCGGCATGGTACTTCTTCCTATGGCGTTTTATAAATCGCTCATGAAAGAGAATCCACCGGAATATCAGCTTTCATCCAATTTAGTAGGCAGAGTAACTATTAAACTCGGGCATATAGTAAATGGTCTTTCAAAATCCTTACATACAGATAAAATAACTTTACGCTATAGCAATCTTAAAGGCAAAGCATTTACAGATACTTTTGATTATGTCGTATGCACTATTCCATACTCAACTCTCAGAGAAATGAAGATAACACCTCTTTTCAGCGATCAAAAAATGCAGGCCATCAAGGAATTATGGTATCTTGATGCACAAAAAACGCTCTTCTTATGCAGACAACGGTTCTGGGAAGAAGACACGGACTATGGGCGCATTAATGGTGGTATTTCTTTTACGGATCTTCCGATTCAGTCCATCCTTTATCCTTCTGACCATATACGTTGCGAAGAGCCAAAAACTTGCTCATTTAAGGATCCAGGTGTATTAACAGCCTCCTATAACTTAGGTCAGGATCCTGCACGGGTTAGTAATCAAAGTCCACAGCGTCGTTTTGAACTTATCAAGCAGAATGTAGAAGCAGTCCATGGGCTGCCTGCTAAATATTTAGATACTCTGGTTAATAGCCATAAAACTGTTCACTGGAGTACACAGCAATGGGCAAGAGGTGGTTTTGCCCTAAGTGGTCCGGGACAAAAAGTCAACTTCTCCTATGCGATGCTGCAGCCTGAATATAATAATCGCGTATTCTTTGCAGGTGAACATGTCTCAACTAAGCAAGGCTGGATGCAGGGCTCATTATATACTGGTAAAGCCGCTGCAAATGGTATTGCCCTGCAAGCGTCGACTCCATAA
- a CDS encoding glycoside hydrolase family 43 protein — protein MIKVTNPILNGFFPDPSICRVGEDFYIVNSSFSYFPGVPIWHSKDLAKWRQIGNVLDRNSQIPLTGCRHSQGIFAPTIRYHEGTYYMITTNVSGGGNFIVTATNPAGPWSEPYLLGEDAPGIDPSLFFDEDGTCYYIGTRPKPEGVRYNGDWEIYVQELDLTTMKLVGESHYVWKGALKDAIWPEGPHLYRKDGYYYIMNAEGGTGPNHAVTIARSKNIFGPYENNPNNPILTHRHLGKEYPIIYVGHGDLVDDLNGNWYMVMLASRRCEGYVGLGRETFLAKVVWEDGWPIVNPGIGKLEDVVELPFEGVSPEPVRYQTLMDSNKDMFDAVVLRNSDLDFFQRSKGELSLNVSPCTLKELKSPALLGLRQLEYKYEASMEFAFCPNEEEEAGFVILQSNEYYIQFCLKKVASKEVVQVVKCTASQEQTLAEKELELFDYTQKEKESVVRLKINAINQKATFTLCGSNKEIVILSHADIYEMSTEVAGGFVGNILGAYASSNGNKTENKMIIYDFSVKY, from the coding sequence ATGATAAAGGTAACAAATCCAATTTTAAATGGTTTTTTCCCAGATCCATCTATTTGCAGAGTTGGAGAGGATTTTTATATTGTTAACTCAAGTTTTTCTTATTTTCCAGGGGTACCCATTTGGCATAGCAAAGATCTGGCCAAATGGAGACAGATAGGCAATGTTCTAGACAGAAACTCTCAGATACCCTTAACGGGCTGCAGACATTCCCAGGGTATTTTTGCGCCCACAATTCGTTATCATGAAGGTACTTATTATATGATTACAACCAATGTTTCCGGTGGCGGTAATTTTATCGTAACAGCAACCAATCCAGCGGGACCCTGGTCAGAACCTTACCTATTAGGTGAAGATGCACCAGGTATTGATCCAAGTTTATTTTTTGATGAAGATGGAACTTGCTATTATATCGGGACCAGACCAAAGCCAGAAGGGGTACGCTATAATGGGGATTGGGAAATTTATGTACAGGAATTGGATTTAACAACCATGAAATTAGTGGGAGAAAGTCATTACGTATGGAAAGGTGCATTAAAAGATGCTATTTGGCCAGAGGGGCCACATTTATACCGAAAAGATGGTTATTATTACATTATGAATGCAGAAGGCGGGACTGGTCCAAACCACGCAGTTACCATAGCAAGAAGTAAGAACATATTCGGACCATATGAAAACAATCCGAACAATCCGATTCTTACCCATAGGCATTTAGGAAAAGAGTATCCCATTATTTATGTAGGCCATGGCGATTTAGTGGATGACTTAAACGGTAATTGGTACATGGTTATGTTAGCCAGCAGACGCTGTGAAGGCTATGTGGGGCTCGGCAGAGAAACCTTCCTTGCCAAAGTTGTTTGGGAAGACGGATGGCCAATTGTAAACCCCGGTATTGGCAAATTGGAAGATGTAGTTGAATTGCCATTTGAAGGAGTTAGTCCTGAACCAGTACGCTATCAGACGCTAATGGATAGCAATAAAGATATGTTTGACGCAGTTGTGTTAAGAAATTCTGATTTAGATTTCTTCCAGCGCAGTAAGGGTGAACTTAGCCTGAATGTATCTCCTTGTACCTTAAAAGAGTTGAAAAGCCCGGCGCTCTTAGGTTTGAGACAGCTTGAATATAAGTATGAGGCAAGTATGGAGTTTGCTTTTTGCCCAAACGAAGAGGAAGAAGCAGGCTTTGTAATTTTACAGAGTAATGAATACTATATTCAATTCTGTTTGAAAAAGGTGGCATCCAAGGAAGTGGTGCAAGTAGTAAAGTGCACGGCAAGCCAAGAGCAAACTCTTGCAGAAAAAGAGTTGGAGCTATTTGATTATACGCAAAAGGAAAAGGAATCCGTAGTTCGATTAAAAATAAATGCAATCAATCAGAAAGCAACGTTCACACTTTGCGGTTCTAATAAAGAAATTGTAATACTAAGCCATGCTGATATCTACGAAATGAGTACAGAAGTTGCGGGTGGTTTCGTAGGTAATATACTTGGGGCATACGCTTCTTCGAACGGTAATAAGACAGAAAATAAAATGATAATTTATGATTTTTCCGTGAAGTATTAA
- a CDS encoding sugar phosphate isomerase/epimerase family protein — protein MLENTIITGFADEIHRDIEVQVKLLKELGISHLELRSANGKNISEFTLEEAKELKNYLSDNQIKVSAIGSPIGKIQITDDFEPHFDTYKRIVEIAKIMETPYIRIFSFFMPEGEEIDQYKDEVFARMERFVEYAKAQSVVLLHENEKDIYGDMAMRCLDLFKRFYGDHFKCIFDFANFVQCEQDTLEAYEMLKPYIEYIHIKDALLADGKVTPSGEGDGKVKEILQKLDSEDYSGFLSLEPHLAEFDALHSLEKNAAKRALTDGEAAYTIAYQALIKLLK, from the coding sequence ATGTTAGAGAATACGATTATTACGGGTTTTGCTGACGAAATTCATAGAGATATAGAAGTTCAGGTAAAACTGCTGAAGGAACTAGGCATTTCACATTTAGAATTACGCAGTGCAAATGGAAAAAACATTTCTGAGTTTACTCTTGAAGAAGCAAAAGAGTTAAAAAACTATTTATCAGATAATCAAATTAAAGTTTCAGCAATCGGCTCGCCCATTGGTAAAATTCAGATTACAGATGATTTTGAACCACACTTTGACACATATAAACGGATTGTGGAAATTGCAAAAATCATGGAAACCCCTTATATTAGAATATTTAGCTTTTTTATGCCAGAAGGAGAAGAAATAGATCAATACAAAGATGAAGTATTTGCTAGAATGGAGCGTTTTGTGGAGTATGCAAAAGCACAAAGCGTGGTACTTCTTCATGAAAATGAAAAAGATATCTATGGAGACATGGCAATGCGATGCCTCGATTTATTTAAAAGATTTTATGGAGATCATTTTAAATGTATTTTTGATTTTGCCAATTTTGTACAATGTGAACAAGACACGCTGGAAGCTTATGAAATGTTAAAACCTTATATTGAATATATTCATATTAAAGATGCTTTATTAGCTGATGGCAAGGTGACCCCATCAGGTGAAGGGGACGGCAAGGTAAAAGAAATCTTACAAAAATTAGATAGTGAGGATTACTCTGGGTTTTTAAGCTTAGAACCTCATTTGGCTGAATTTGATGCACTCCACTCATTGGAAAAAAATGCGGCTAAGCGCGCTCTAACCGATGGAGAGGCAGCTTATACCATTGCGTATCAGGCGCTGATAAAATTATTAAAATAG
- a CDS encoding Gfo/Idh/MocA family protein, giving the protein MNIAIVGCGAIAKVHGDSVEKSAGHRLVAFADRIKERAEQFATRYQGTAYESLEEMLEREAIDVLHICTPHDLHVPMAIYALEHGVHVFMEKPPVISLEQLQQLEAVQSDRYLGFCFQNRYNPSILQVKKLLESGEAGKIYGARGIVNWSRPDSYYTNSEWRGRLSTEGGGVLINQSVHTMDLIAYFLGTPLSVDAMMANHHLKNVIEVEDTMEAYIRFKGERRACFYATTAYVDNMPPIIEIACEDRTIRIEDLNVTYYYKDAKVERPPIKSKEGLGKDYWGGGHQDCIEDFYQSIERKVPFALDLPNIKETILLMLGMYESAKTGQEIAITYFKEDVLC; this is encoded by the coding sequence ATGAATATAGCAATTGTGGGATGCGGGGCCATTGCCAAAGTACATGGGGACTCTGTAGAAAAATCAGCAGGCCACAGGTTAGTTGCATTTGCAGATAGGATCAAAGAGAGGGCAGAGCAATTTGCTACCAGATATCAAGGGACTGCCTACGAATCCTTGGAAGAAATGCTAGAAAGAGAAGCGATTGATGTTCTTCATATTTGCACTCCTCATGATCTTCATGTTCCAATGGCTATTTATGCTTTAGAACATGGGGTGCATGTTTTTATGGAAAAACCTCCAGTTATATCATTGGAGCAGTTACAACAATTAGAAGCTGTTCAGTCGGATAGGTATTTGGGTTTTTGTTTTCAGAATCGTTATAACCCAAGTATTTTACAGGTTAAAAAACTTCTAGAATCTGGAGAAGCAGGGAAAATCTACGGGGCAAGAGGAATCGTTAACTGGAGCCGCCCCGATTCTTATTATACAAATAGCGAATGGCGTGGCAGGCTTAGTACAGAGGGTGGAGGCGTTTTAATCAACCAATCCGTACATACTATGGATTTAATTGCCTATTTTCTGGGGACTCCCCTTAGTGTTGATGCAATGATGGCAAATCACCATTTAAAAAATGTGATTGAAGTAGAAGACACCATGGAAGCATACATTCGCTTTAAGGGAGAAAGAAGGGCATGTTTTTATGCAACGACAGCTTATGTGGACAATATGCCTCCTATTATTGAAATTGCTTGCGAAGATAGAACAATTCGCATAGAGGATCTGAATGTCACTTATTATTATAAAGATGCTAAGGTTGAAAGGCCACCTATCAAAAGCAAAGAAGGATTGGGCAAAGATTATTGGGGGGGTGGTCATCAAGACTGTATTGAAGATTTTTATCAAAGTATTGAGAGAAAGGTTCCCTTTGCATTAGATCTACCAAATATAAAGGAAACCATACTTCTAATGCTTGGCATGTATGAATCTGCAAAAACAGGGCAAGAAATTGCCATCACTTATTTTAAGGAGGATGTATTATGTTAG
- a CDS encoding Gfo/Idh/MocA family protein, protein MDKVKIGIIGIGNMGTGHAKNLLEGKVEELELCAVADTKEARRTFAKENFPSSIVIFEDGDKLIESGVCEAVLIATQHYEHPRLVIKALEHGLHVLSEKPAGVYTLQVREMNEVAQKQDRVFAMMFNQRTNHVYRKMHELVHGGTLGKIKRVNWIVTDWYRTQSYYDSGGWRATWDGEGGGVLLNQCPHNLDLLQWICGMPSKVMAFCHNGKWHNIEVEDDVTAYLEYSNGATGVFVTTTADAPGTNRFEITLEKGKLVCENDKLTLYQLEVSEREHCFTAEEGFAQPKGHFVEIETDGLNPQHMGVLKAFAQRILNGTPLVAEGIEGVNGLLLSNAMHLSSWLQKPIEFPFDEKIFLEELTKLRTNSKFKKTVKEVTFNTEGTY, encoded by the coding sequence ATGGATAAAGTAAAAATTGGTATTATAGGCATCGGGAATATGGGTACAGGACATGCAAAAAATCTTTTGGAAGGCAAAGTAGAGGAGCTTGAGCTTTGCGCAGTGGCAGATACGAAAGAAGCAAGAAGAACTTTTGCTAAAGAAAACTTTCCAAGTAGCATTGTAATATTTGAAGATGGGGATAAGTTGATAGAATCTGGAGTTTGTGAGGCAGTTTTAATTGCTACCCAACATTATGAGCATCCTAGACTAGTCATTAAAGCACTAGAACATGGTCTTCATGTATTATCTGAAAAGCCTGCTGGTGTTTATACCTTACAGGTCCGTGAAATGAATGAAGTGGCACAAAAGCAGGATCGTGTATTTGCTATGATGTTTAATCAAAGAACTAATCATGTCTATAGAAAAATGCATGAATTGGTACATGGAGGGACCTTAGGTAAGATTAAACGTGTAAACTGGATTGTTACTGATTGGTATCGTACCCAGTCCTATTATGATTCCGGAGGCTGGAGAGCTACTTGGGATGGAGAAGGGGGAGGTGTTTTATTAAATCAGTGTCCGCATAATCTCGATTTATTACAATGGATTTGTGGTATGCCTTCCAAAGTTATGGCTTTTTGTCATAATGGAAAATGGCACAACATTGAAGTGGAAGATGATGTGACTGCCTATCTAGAATATTCTAATGGTGCTACAGGTGTATTTGTAACCACAACCGCGGATGCTCCAGGAACTAACCGTTTTGAGATTACCCTAGAAAAAGGTAAATTGGTATGCGAAAACGACAAGTTAACCTTATATCAATTAGAGGTCAGTGAAAGGGAACATTGTTTTACTGCAGAAGAAGGTTTTGCTCAGCCAAAGGGGCATTTTGTAGAGATAGAGACTGACGGATTAAATCCTCAGCATATGGGTGTACTGAAAGCATTTGCACAAAGAATTCTTAATGGAACCCCTTTGGTAGCGGAAGGGATAGAGGGGGTCAACGGCCTTTTATTATCCAATGCAATGCATCTATCCAGTTGGCTTCAAAAACCTATAGAATTTCCCTTTGACGAAAAAATATTTTTAGAGGAGCTTACAAAACTTCGTACCAATTCTAAATTTAAGAAAACGGTAAAAGAAGTTACCTTTAATACAGAAGGAACATATTAA
- a CDS encoding helix-turn-helix transcriptional regulator has product MEILAEIKSDMLFFTHSVSEEASKDFYLHCHNYYEVYYFIDGDADYMVEDRGYLLTPHSLLLLSPNVFHGIKVNSKKPYRRFALHFYPELLSVERRHLLLSAFPSMGKYSGNEVFYQNCEQYRIFSFLQSLVECASLEPSLQQTLFPIYMEALLTQIMVMSLSKTAALADYNSSKTITDIISYLNKHLTEPFSLDQIAEHFFISKHHLNKVFRKVTGTTIYDYLLYKRVIFAQQLLIDGKNAGEAALESGFKDYSSFYRAYTKFIGHAPTKDRTAPFLLPEYP; this is encoded by the coding sequence ATGGAAATTCTTGCAGAAATTAAAAGCGATATGCTTTTTTTTACCCATTCCGTGAGCGAGGAAGCCAGCAAAGATTTTTATCTGCACTGCCATAATTATTACGAGGTTTATTATTTTATTGACGGTGATGCCGATTATATGGTGGAAGATCGGGGATACCTCTTAACGCCCCATAGTTTGCTGCTTCTATCTCCCAATGTATTTCACGGCATAAAAGTTAATAGTAAAAAACCCTACCGTAGGTTTGCCTTGCATTTTTATCCTGAGCTTCTGTCTGTAGAACGAAGACATCTATTACTTTCAGCTTTTCCATCTATGGGGAAATACTCAGGAAATGAAGTTTTCTATCAAAACTGTGAACAATACCGCATTTTTTCGTTTTTGCAATCTCTCGTAGAATGTGCCTCCTTGGAACCTAGTTTACAACAAACCCTGTTTCCCATATATATGGAAGCTCTTTTAACACAGATCATGGTAATGAGCCTTTCTAAGACCGCCGCTCTGGCTGATTACAACAGTTCCAAAACCATCACCGATATCATTTCATATCTTAATAAGCATTTAACAGAACCTTTTAGCTTGGATCAAATTGCAGAGCACTTTTTTATCAGCAAACACCATTTAAATAAAGTATTCCGCAAAGTAACAGGGACAACCATCTATGATTATTTGCTCTATAAACGGGTTATTTTTGCACAACAGTTATTAATAGACGGAAAAAATGCTGGTGAAGCAGCACTAGAATCGGGTTTTAAAGACTACTCTTCTTTTTATCGTGCCTATACAAAATTTATAGGACACGCCCCCACCAAAGATCGCACAGCGCCCTTTTTGCTGCCGGAATATCCCTAG
- a CDS encoding extracellular solute-binding protein: MKKKIMVLLLALTTAMGTFGCTKSNDTKGETSASSTKSSEAKASETKASEGASEYQTTYGSKQFDNVTISVEVFDRSNAPEGVSVIDNKWTQYINQEMNKVGINVKFVAVPRSEEVNKVQIMMASGTGPDIMLSYTASLVEGFYNDGGTYDLAPYIDGADQAKNLKDYIGEDCLNIGRNADGAIWGVAARRATTATTNIFIRKDWLDEAGLQVPTTVDELYTVLKVFKEKYPKAYPAGFTTNTRANHPQGTISLAFLKNIGDEKTYNIQAGSTADLIYGDEGFGDYFKWMNQIYNEGLMDPEYYVNAGNENAMKEDFVNGKLGVFESNVNYNVDSLRGSLLKVLREKDPKADIISIPPLKNIHDGQIYNRTYPVNGAFTFIPKTSQNVEAALTYLDWLSTQEGGFTLFHGFEGEHFKYDENGVPSVIDADYNAKDKDWTRHDLFLVGNQGYYKTEEDFAAATSKESPGFEQYVLDNYKNATLGICRSDTTYTAPTYTEKNTEISVIVEENFVKIITGTPDKFDANLQAFKDKLKSAGYDDVVKERTDFYNK, encoded by the coding sequence ATGAAAAAGAAAATTATGGTATTGTTACTCGCTTTAACAACAGCTATGGGTACCTTTGGCTGTACAAAGAGTAATGATACCAAGGGGGAAACTAGTGCATCATCAACCAAAAGCTCAGAGGCAAAGGCTTCCGAGACAAAGGCTTCCGAGGGTGCAAGTGAGTATCAGACAACTTATGGCTCAAAGCAATTTGATAATGTAACGATTTCGGTGGAAGTTTTTGACCGCAGTAATGCACCAGAAGGCGTATCTGTAATTGATAACAAATGGACCCAGTATATCAATCAAGAAATGAATAAAGTGGGAATTAATGTTAAATTTGTTGCTGTACCTAGATCTGAAGAAGTGAATAAAGTTCAAATTATGATGGCATCAGGTACGGGTCCAGATATTATGTTATCCTATACAGCTTCTTTGGTTGAAGGATTTTATAATGATGGAGGGACTTATGATTTAGCACCCTATATTGACGGTGCGGATCAAGCAAAGAATTTAAAAGATTATATCGGAGAAGATTGCTTAAATATTGGACGTAATGCAGACGGCGCTATATGGGGTGTTGCTGCAAGGCGTGCTACTACAGCTACAACTAATATCTTTATTCGTAAAGACTGGTTAGATGAAGCAGGTTTACAGGTTCCTACAACAGTAGATGAGTTATATACAGTGCTTAAGGTATTTAAAGAGAAGTACCCAAAGGCTTATCCAGCAGGGTTTACTACAAATACAAGAGCAAATCACCCTCAGGGCACAATATCTTTAGCATTCTTAAAAAATATTGGTGATGAAAAAACTTATAATATTCAAGCTGGTTCAACAGCTGACTTGATTTATGGAGATGAAGGCTTTGGTGATTATTTCAAATGGATGAATCAGATTTATAATGAAGGGTTAATGGATCCTGAATACTATGTAAATGCAGGAAATGAAAATGCTATGAAAGAGGACTTTGTTAACGGTAAACTTGGCGTTTTTGAAAGTAACGTAAATTACAATGTTGACAGTCTTCGTGGAAGTTTACTCAAGGTTCTTAGAGAAAAAGATCCTAAAGCGGACATTATTAGTATTCCACCTTTAAAAAATATTCATGACGGTCAAATTTATAACAGAACTTATCCAGTTAATGGAGCTTTCACGTTTATCCCTAAGACCTCTCAAAATGTAGAGGCAGCTCTTACATATTTAGATTGGTTAAGTACTCAAGAAGGTGGATTTACTTTATTCCATGGTTTCGAAGGAGAACACTTTAAATATGATGAAAATGGTGTTCCTTCTGTAATTGATGCAGACTACAATGCAAAAGACAAAGACTGGACTAGACATGACTTGTTCTTAGTTGGAAATCAAGGTTACTATAAGACAGAAGAAGATTTCGCAGCAGCTACTTCCAAAGAATCTCCAGGATTTGAACAATACGTTCTTGATAACTATAAGAATGCCACTCTAGGAATCTGTAGAAGTGATACAACCTATACAGCTCCAACCTATACAGAAAAAAATACGGAAATCAGTGTAATAGTAGAAGAAAATTTCGTGAAAATAATTACTGGTACGCCTGATAAATTCGATGCAAACTTACAGGCTTTCAAAGACAAGTTAAAGAGTGCTGGTTATGATGACGTTGTAAAAGAACGTACTGACTTTTACAATAAATAA
- a CDS encoding carbohydrate ABC transporter permease, translating into MKNNKETKKPNAVTFGTVLNYTMLSLLVFICFYPFLNVIAYSFSGNRAVMAGEVTFFPIEPQLAAYQEILKRSQIWVAMQVTVWVTAMGTGIGLILTILAAYALSKKKLKGRTWINGFILFTMYFSGGLIPTFLVVKDLGMYDSLTALYIPTAMNVFNFIVMRTFFRQLPESLEEAAYLDGATDVQILTKIVLPLSLPIIATIGLFYAVTYWNDYFNSLIYIQSPDKYTLQLRLRSLLFADELGAAGATEGIGNQVMAESLKMACIVVSTLPILVVYPWLQKYFVKGVMLGSVKG; encoded by the coding sequence ATGAAGAATAACAAAGAAACTAAAAAACCTAATGCAGTTACTTTTGGAACAGTATTAAATTATACAATGCTTTCATTACTAGTTTTTATTTGCTTTTATCCTTTTTTAAATGTGATTGCTTACTCCTTTAGCGGCAACCGAGCGGTTATGGCAGGTGAGGTTACTTTTTTTCCTATTGAACCCCAATTAGCAGCCTATCAGGAAATTTTAAAGCGGAGTCAGATTTGGGTTGCAATGCAAGTAACTGTATGGGTAACTGCAATGGGAACTGGGATTGGACTCATTCTTACTATACTTGCAGCGTACGCGCTATCGAAGAAAAAATTAAAGGGACGTACATGGATAAACGGATTTATTCTTTTTACTATGTATTTTAGTGGCGGTCTCATTCCAACGTTTCTAGTTGTAAAGGATTTAGGTATGTATGACAGCTTAACAGCACTTTATATTCCGACGGCAATGAACGTATTTAACTTTATTGTAATGAGAACTTTCTTTAGACAGCTTCCAGAAAGCTTAGAGGAAGCAGCTTATCTGGATGGTGCAACGGATGTACAAATCCTTACGAAGATTGTACTTCCACTATCTCTACCGATTATTGCTACCATAGGCCTTTTCTATGCAGTGACATATTGGAATGATTATTTTAATTCATTAATCTATATTCAATCACCTGATAAATATACACTTCAACTTAGACTAAGAAGTCTGCTTTTTGCTGATGAACTTGGAGCAGCAGGGGCAACAGAAGGCATAGGAAATCAAGTTATGGCTGAATCATTAAAAATGGCATGTATTGTAGTGAGTACACTTCCGATTCTTGTTGTGTATCCTTGGCTACAAAAATATTTTGTGAAGGGTGTAATGCTTGGTTCTGTTAAAGGTTAA
- a CDS encoding ABC transporter permease, producing MKIKSIQLYETRARTSQKSIWFYLWQDKWLYAMVLPAILYYFIFKYVPMYGLVIAFKDFNVFKGISGSAWNGLDNFRKVFSTELFWLATRNTLLLNVSTLLVSFPLTILVSLMLNEVRSKMFRKVSQSFLYLPHFISWVVVAGIATNLFAQTDGSINNMLAHMGLNRVPFLNENNWWIFTYVITNVWKEIGWGTIIYLAAITGIDESLYEAAYIDGATKFQRIVYVTLPMIKSVIIVMLILSISKMMSIGLDAPLLLGNTKVINVSEVLSTYIYRLGILKAQYSLSTVIGLFQSVVNIIILLLADRFAKLIGEEGII from the coding sequence ATGAAAATAAAGTCAATTCAGTTATATGAAACAAGGGCTCGAACTTCCCAGAAAAGTATATGGTTCTATCTATGGCAAGACAAATGGTTATATGCTATGGTGTTGCCAGCTATATTATACTATTTTATATTTAAGTATGTTCCGATGTATGGTCTAGTTATTGCCTTTAAAGATTTTAATGTATTTAAGGGAATAAGTGGTAGTGCTTGGAATGGTCTGGATAACTTTCGAAAAGTATTTTCAACGGAGTTGTTTTGGCTTGCGACAAGAAACACATTACTACTTAATGTATCAACGCTTTTGGTAAGTTTCCCCCTTACTATTCTTGTTTCTTTAATGTTAAATGAAGTTCGTTCTAAAATGTTCAGAAAGGTTTCACAATCCTTTTTATATCTTCCACATTTTATATCTTGGGTAGTTGTAGCAGGGATCGCTACTAATCTATTTGCCCAGACGGATGGAAGCATTAATAATATGCTTGCTCATATGGGATTAAATAGGGTTCCATTTCTGAATGAAAATAATTGGTGGATATTTACATATGTTATAACTAATGTTTGGAAAGAAATTGGATGGGGAACTATTATTTACTTAGCTGCCATTACAGGAATTGATGAATCTTTATATGAAGCGGCGTATATTGACGGAGCTACAAAATTCCAACGTATTGTCTATGTTACTCTACCGATGATTAAATCTGTAATCATTGTTATGCTGATTCTTTCTATTAGTAAAATGATGAGCATTGGCTTAGATGCACCGTTACTGCTTGGTAATACGAAGGTTATTAATGTATCGGAAGTACTGAGTACTTATATTTATCGTCTAGGTATTTTAAAGGCACAGTACAGTTTATCTACTGTAATTGGGTTATTTCAATCTGTAGTTAATATAATCATTCTTCTTCTTGCAGATCGTTTTGCAAAACTGATCGGTGAAGAAGGTATTATATAG